The segment ggcccatgatggaggggaccagagaggcccctaatgatgatgaaattataatacagaaaaaataatgacactgtgttgggggccctgtaaagattcttttcatggggcccaaaatccctagcggcgcccctgcctggagcacaaaaactaaaaaatgtttgtcattctcagaagcacacacacacacacacacacacacacttcccatAAACATAAACACAGTTTACCTGTTCCCACATGTCccaaaatgtaaaactttttCTGCAAAACTTTACACAAAAGTGGccaaataaataatttattgCATTTATTGCAGCAAAACATTCTCTCAATATAATTAACTCCATTCATCAGAACCCAAACTTTCGAGACAACACCTTTCTCCAGGTGACAACATGCAGctcgaaaaaaacattttaatataaatattatgggagtatatatatatagatatataaatatatatataaaccatttTTTACAGTATGTTGTCCCCACAGGAGCCAGGCTGTAGTATGTGCAGAGTGACAATGTGTTTAATAGCTCTTCTAAACCAGGGATAAAACAAAGCATATATTAACGGGTTAAAAAGGGAGTTTAAATCATATACATACTGAAAATAATTAGCAAGTGAAAACAGTATTTTGTTGTCACCTGCAAGAGAAACACTATAATATGGACAGAGACACATGAGAAAGACAAAGACAAGGACACTAAGAGTCCTGGCTGCTTTCAACTCGGATGTCTTTGCTCTTACTGTGACTGAATGTGGTTTGACTGATGTAACATGAGAGCGCATGGCTCGGGCCTGAGACACAGCAACCACAAACACTCTCATGTACAGAGTGATGATGATGCTGAGAGGAATAATAAATACCACTATAAGGTCGAGAATCCCACCTTCGAAGTCTATACCAATAACACACTCTCCATAGCAGGAATTAGACTTTCCAGGATGAGTCAAACCTTCCTTCGAAATGATGCTACAGAGGAGAAAAGCAAAAAACCAACAAAGACAAACATAAAGTTGAACTTTTTTTACAGTTACTTTGGTGTTATAATGCAGAGGATCACAAATAGCCATATAACGGTCAGCAGATATCAGCACCATGTTTCCTACTGATACGGAAGTCAGTGACACAGTCATGTAGAACCACAGAGAACAAAGAACATCACCAAAAGTCCAGCAGGATATTCTCATGTAGATCTTAATCGGTAACACCAGGAGGCCCACCAGAAAGTCAGATACTGcgagagagaggaggaggaggttggtaGGAGTGTGTAGCTGCctggagaaaaaacaaaaaataaacaagacaACATATTTCCTAGTAGATTATAGAAAAAGTAAATAGACAATAACAACTACTACAGCCATGATTAAATGACAAAAATGTTGTGCAATGCCAGAATATAAATGTATGCCTGAAGTGGGAGATTGAGATGATGACCAGCAGGTTGAGAACCACAGTGATGATGCAGATGATGGCCAGAAGAACATTTAAGAGAACACCTTCAGACCAATGAGACATGGACCTCTTACAGGAGATGTTGATGAGTTGTGGAAAGCAGAGCTCTGGTTGGTACTCCTCCATCATCAAGAAGAAGAGGAGACACATGGCCTATGTTTTACATGTGGTTTATGTGTTCAAATCTTTTCGTCCAACCCATTGTACCTCCCCCAATCAATCCTTATTGGGTCAAAGTTTTAGCCTGAGATAATGTCATCATGACAAGTCCTCTACCCTTGAGACGTTGAACATTTCTTTGAGCTTAGCTGAATGACATGACATCCTATTTGGAGCGTTGTCATATAACCAGCGCCAGCTTTAGGCCATTTGACGCCCCAGGCGAGAGTGAAACCCCCCGCTCCTTATCGCCCCTCCATTAAGATGAAGAACATGTATTATAATCTGGCTACGATATTACTACTATATTCCTTTTCGCATGGTGTTAAACACAGGCAATTTACCTGTGTTGCTGCCTGTGGATAATAGCATCGAGGTGGGGAAGATATGTAAGGATCTAAATAAATATGCCAGTCATTCTGATTCTTTGCTGGGCAGTGTTAAGATCTCAAAAGATGCCTTTCCGTGTCGGGATGTGAACTGTAAGAATGCACAACACTGTAAGGAATTATGCTCCCTGTATGAAACCATTGTTGAGGCTCTCGGCACCTCGAGCATCCCTTAGTACAGGTACTAGTAAAGGTCAAGATTGGAACTGCTATTTCCAAAATATAAAATGGGTCAACACTGCATTGACACAGGACTAGAAGTGGTCCTGACACTAAGTACCAATTCTCCCACAGACCTTGGAAGATGATGAGAGTTAAAGTGCAGACCAGCAGTTGCCTGGCCAGTCCGCCGTACTACCGCTTCCCTGTTTCTAGGGCAACTGACAGGCAGAACATTCAAATTGGCTCACTACAGATCTGCCATTGGAGCAGCAGGAGCCACCATAAGACCTGGCAAAATAGAGACCGGGTCAAGTTGGGGCAGtagtgtcacggcccgggcacatGCCAATGCCCATTCCTCAAGGAGCCCCGcagagcgcacctcgggacacgcccacggccgctcctCTCCTGCACGTGTCACATAGCTGGCAGCCGGCAGCTGCATTCAATatgcaatctgcgcacctgtcggtgatgatctggctgggcttcttaagccaatgCAGACCTGCATTCCTGGACAGAACGTAACCATccgttcccgtacagtaagcctgATACATGCTTGATGCAATCCTGCTCTCTCTCTGTTttcccctccgtgtttcattgtcgtgTCGTGTCGTTTCTGCAGAAGATCCCCGTTCCTGttttcgagctgtgcgtctcgtctcaaCCCCGCCTTTCCTTTGCTTCCCTGACTGCCTGTTGGATCTCTACCACCCGCTTGGACACAGACCTTCTTCGCCCCTCTTAGCCCCTGACTTCCTGCTTGCCTCACGGACATCCCCCTGATCTTCCGCCTCTCGCCCAACATTCCTGGTAACATACTCATTAAAtcctacacatagtctcacaccatacacactcttggattcttgtcacactccatttccttagtttatattattattgtttgattattatatatatattgtctatatatataataaatcatagagttctattgcccccttgtgtctgtggcCTCTCAACTCCTCCTGCAAAACATAACAAGTTGCCCCCAAAGGGTGGTCTGTGTCACTGATGGAGAAAGTGCACGTAGAAAATCATGAAGGGTTTGATTGAAACGCTCACATTGCCCGTTACCAGCCGGATGGTATGGCGTGGTGCAAGACTTTTTGACACCATAAAGTGCACACAACTGCTGGATCAGGGTGCTCTCAAAGCTGCGGCCCTGGTCTGAATGTATATGGGCAGGGACCCCAAACTTTGAAAAACACTATACTACACATGAGCCGCATTGGAAGCTTACTGATCATGGCTGGAAACAGCCAAAGTGTATTTACTAAACACGTCAGTCACAACAAGGAAAATGTCCAACCCACTGTGAGTGGGTTCAACATAGTGTAGTCCATAGCGAGGATCTGAATTGGCCAGGAAGCCAACAAGTGTCCCATGTAGCTACGAGCCATCGGTTGGGTATTCTTGGCTAACTGGCACCTCTCCCAGGTACGGTGCCACATCAGAGTATATGCCTGGCCAACTACACGGCTTTCAAAGTAGCTCTAAAAGTTATCTCCACCTCCTGATGGCCATGTCTCTGATGGACTTCCGTGAACACATCTTTCTTCAAGGCAGCAGGTAATAGCACCTGCAGAACTGGCCTAACACAATCCGGGTGAAACACCTGTCGATAAAGATCCCCGCTTATCTCCACCAAGCGGTCCTACTGTCTGAGCATCACCACTGCAGGCCCAGATAACTGCTAACTCTCCTCATGGTTGGGACGGTGCTTCTACTCCCAGAACGGCAAGACTTCTTGAATGACAGGATTAGCTTGCTGAAGCACACTGATGTCAGATGGGCAGTGAGAGGTGGAGGCCATAATAACAGCCTGAGACGCTTTAATCCCACCGCCAGAGAGAGCCTGCTGTATGGGCTGTAGGGGGGAAACTAAAATATATTCTCTATCTGAATAGTTATTTTCTTAATTTAACATGTTTTAACTAGACTATagaaatatataattatacatattgTTCACGAACCATAAGTGCAGCAGGTAAGTGCACCGACAACACCGGGAAATCATGTCAgtcttgtcactgacagtttggttatgttttggtttttcctctgtgtgttttatttcctgtcagcgctcttatttttgttcagcttcctgcttttctccctgagcgctgtttcccctcagctgcggctgattggcatctggccacacctggtgtcaatcagctggctgctatttatACTTGCCTCACCCTCCAGTCAGCTATGGAGTATTGTAAGCTGTAACTGCATGCTGTGGACTGTTTGTTGGTTGCTGTTTtcttgtttgctggttcctgtttgctgttttCAGATCACCTGTTTTCCTGGTATCTtgtttcctgtctcctggttcctggtttgtgtttttcctgcttttttggacattaaaaatcatgtcttCCTGTATCAAGCCTACCATCTCTAcaccttggggttcgtcacccccACTtcctgacagaatactccagTCAAATACGAACCACGCAGAGATTTctatggcggagaggcttgacaGAGTACTGGCACTGATGGCCGAATGGAGGAGATGTTTTGCCTCCTTTCAagctccctcccacccatccctgtcgtctgtgggcctctTTGGGGATGTCTTGGATCCACCTGCTCTTCTGActtcgcccacgccggcagacgagccaccTGCTccgctggctccgcccacgccgccgACATCGTCTTCTTCGTCTCTAGCGGGCCGTCCCAAGGCTTCGCCAGCGTCTCCAGCATTGTCGCCTCCGCGACTTCCAGCTGGCCTGACGCACGGTCGGCCATCAGGCGCCGGCATGCGGCCCTCTCATCGGCCACAGATGTGGCCATTCCATAGGCGACCgt is part of the Nerophis lumbriciformis linkage group LG31, RoL_Nlum_v2.1, whole genome shotgun sequence genome and harbors:
- the LOC133574231 gene encoding trace amine-associated receptor 13c-like; the protein is MMEEYQPELCFPQLINISCKRSMSHWSEGVLLNVLLAIICIITVVLNLLVIISISHFRQLHTPTNLLLLSLAVSDFLVGLLVLPIKIYMRISCWTFGDVLCSLWFYMTVSLTSVSVGNMVLISADRYMAICDPLHYNTKVTVKKVQLYVCLCWFFAFLLCSIISKEGLTHPGKSNSCYGECVIGIDFEGGILDLIVVFIIPLSIIITLYMRVFVVAVSQARAMRSHVTSVKPHSVTVRAKTSELKAARTLSVLVFVFLMCLCPYYSVSLAGDNKILFSLANYFQYVYDLNSLFNPLIYALFYPWFRRAIKHIVTLHILQPGSCGDNIL